Proteins from one Cryptomeria japonica chromosome 4, Sugi_1.0, whole genome shotgun sequence genomic window:
- the LOC131037893 gene encoding U-box domain-containing protein 33 has protein sequence MRTSSVGRLQQDASQTSITQTQNLEIVEAQENSPPGEKICVAVGKDLLESVSALKWTLNNRSAASLILLHVQVPIRYIPTPVGKIPVNKVCNDILNAHKEDEQKKLSECMEFYMEICSQARVKARALIVEKTDVSKGIVEIVSEKCITKLVLGTSSVGAISKKMKMHGSGKADYVLRHATEFCEVSIICKGKRVQFTEASPRYNAQNPMNNRLPLSQLLGKGSETNTPKPSSLKGGLSLSFSPKLQRDSNASFRTPSIPLVNGDSTPACVQQVNVNGPDIEESASFHITFTSPVEKNFAWALRGGCDEQIQSDETCCDTNIKSEACGNSSPIHTSERSQEENASFEDLMVDLQDTLQEATKAKREAQLETEKRRKAEVEFTKAFQRYRECEMSFKEAAKQKEDASSLLRLSRHQYEEVTRERDEAVDESETIDTKLRSLEAEVNEASRERREKLQELEGSRLKVVALEERNLQILQEKDSAVRQLQEYLHPSSGIDPSTSASSSKTLIFRQFSWDEMKAATCDFSEGLKIGEGSYGTVYRGEIEGEIVAVKIMRDEGLRGRQEFQHEMDLLRDIWHPHLVRIVGTCSERGCLVYEYMCNGSLADRLSCRDGTPPLPWHTRIRIAAEICSALRYLHSFRPDPIVHRDLKPQNILLDENYLSKISDFGIARILSEEYSRKRTEIRGKFCYMDPEYLRSGEFSTKSDVYSMGVVILQILTGKPAFGLVREVKRAMYKGKLKEILDQSAGEWPSMQTAELAYFALYCAESDKNKRTGLEPDVMKSLDDLRNFAVAASNPVGQTSVQFAQEPHMPTFFVCPIFKAGPISCNLQEIMQNPYAAADGFTYEKEAIEAWFASGHDTSPVTNVKVDNKKLIPNHSLKSAIRQWQEKGNFMNLINSTGCSRIAAVFFSIDIKAPSRKGFELA, from the exons ATGAGAACTTCGTCGGTAGGCCGATTACAGCAGGATGCTTCACAGACTTCAATTACACAGACTCAAAACCTAGAAATTGTCGAAGCTCAGGAAAATTCTCCTCCAGGCGAGAAAATTTGTGTGGCTGTAGGAAAAGACTTGTTAGAAAGTGTCTCTGCTCTCAAATGGACTCTCAACAACAGATCAGCGGCGTCTTTAATTTTACTTCATGTTCAGGTTCCGATCCGCTACATTCCAACGCCGG TTGGAAAAATTCCTGTTAACAAAGTCTGCAATGATATATTAAATGCGCACAAGGAGGATGAACAGAAAAAGTTGAGCGAGTGCATGGAATTTTACATGGAGATTTGCTCCCAAGCTAGG GTGAAAGCAAGGGCTTTGATAGTTGAGAAGACGGATGTTTCCAAAGGTATTGTTGAAATTGTTTCAGAGAAGTGTATCACGAAGCTTGTTTTGGGAACATCGTCAGTCGGTGCAATTTCCAA AAAGATGAAGATGCATGGATCTGGCAAAGCGGATTATGTCCTGAGGCACGCGACCGAGTTCTGCGAGGTTTCAATTATTTGTAAGGGAAAGCGTGTACAATTCACGGAAGCGTCTCCTCGATATAACG CTCAGAATCCAATGAACAACAGGCTTCCGCTTTCACAATTGCTGGGGAAAGGATCAGAAACCAACACCCCTAAGCCCTCTTCGCTCAAAGGCGGACTATCGCTTTCATTCTCTCCAAAGCTCCAACGAGATTCAAACGCCTCCTTCCGAACACCATCAATCCCTTTGGTAAATGGAGATTCTACCCCTGCTTGCGTTCAACAAGTGAATGTGAATGGCCCTGACATTGAAGAATCTGCATCATTCCATATAACGTTCACGTCCCCGGTTGAAAAAAATTTTGCTTGGGCGTTGCGAGGGGGATGCGACGAACAAATTCAGAGTGACGAAACTTGCTGTGATACGAACATAAAATCTGAAGCTTGTGGAAATTCGTCACCGATTCATACCAGTGAAAGATCTCAA GAAGAAAATGCGAGTTTTGAAGACCTAATGGTTGACCTACAAGATACGTTGCAAGAGGCCACGAAAGCTAAGAGAGAGGCGCAATTGGAGACGGAGAAACGTAGGAAAGCAGAAGTGGAATTTACAAAAGCATTCCAGAGG TATAGAGAATGCGAAATGTCCTTCAAAGAAGCGGCCAAACAGAAGGAAGATGCAAGCTCGCTCTTGAGACTTTCGCGACACCAGTACGAGGAAGTCACGAGAGAACGAGACGAAGCTGTGGATGAGTCTGAAACAATCGACACAAAATTGAGATCGCTGGAAGCAGAAGTTAATGAGGCTTCGCGAGAGCGGCGCGAAAAATTGCAAGAGCTGGAAGGATCACGGCTAAAAGTCGTCGCTTTGGAGGAACGAAACCTGCAAATTTTGCAAGAGAAGGACTCTGCAGTCCGGCAGCTCCAAGAGTACCTGCATCCAAGCTCGGGAATCGACCCCTCGACGTCGGCCTCTTCGTCAAAAACCCTAATATTCCGGCAATTCTCCTGGGATGAAATGAAAGCCGCCACCTGCGATTTCTCCGAGGGCTTGAAAATCGGAGAAGGAAGCTACGGTACGGTATACAGAGGCGAAATCGAAGGAGAAATCGTGGCGGTGAAAATTATGAGGGATGAGGGTTTACGGGGCCGGCAGGAGTTCCAGCACGAG ATGGATCTTTTAAGAGACATTTGGCACCCGCATTTGGTACGCATAGTAGGAACCTGCTCTGAGCGAGGATGTTTAGTCTACGAATATATGTGCAATGGAAGCCTGGCAGATCGTCTGAGCTGCAGAGACGGCACTCCGCCGCTCCCCTGGCACACCAGAATACGCATTGCTGCCGAAATTTGCTCGGCCTTGCGATATTTACACAGTTTTAGGCCGGATCCAATCGTCCACCGCGATCTTAAGCCACAAAATATACTGCTGGACGAGAATTATTTAAGTAAGATCAGCGATTTCGGCATCGCTCGAATTCTTTCAGAAGAGTATTCACGGAAAAGAACGGAGATAAGAGGAAAGTTTTGTTACATGGATCCTGAATATCTGAGAAGCGGCgaattctctacaaaatctgacgTTTACAGTATGGGAGTGGTCATTCTTCAGATTCTCACCGGCAAACCGGCGTTTGGACTGGTGAGAGAGGTGAAACGCGCCATGTATAAAGGTAAATTGAAGGAGATTTTGGATCAGAGTGCCGGGGAATGGCCATCTATGCAGACCGCTGAATTGGCTTATTTCGCCTTATATTGCGCCGAATCAGACAAAAATAAAAGGACCGGCCTTGAACCAGACGTCATGAAGTCGTTGGATGATCTTCGAAACTTTGCAGTCGCTGCATCGAACCCCGTTGGCCAAACGTCGGTGCAATTTGCTCAAGAGCCACACATGCCGACCTTCTTCGTTTGTCCAATTTTTAAGGCAGGCCCCAT TAGTTGTAATCTGCAGGAGATTATGCAGAATCCTTATGCGGCAGCGGACGGTTTTACATACGAAAAGGAGGCAATAGAGGCATGGTTCGCAAGCGGCCATGATACGTCGCCCGtgacaaatgtgaaagttgataacAAGAAGCTCATCCCAAACCATTCTCTGAAATCCGCCATCAGGCAGTGGCAAGAAAAAGGCAATTTTATGAATCTCAT CAATAGTACAGGTTGTAGTAGAATTGCAGCGGTTTTCTTCTCAATTGATATAAAAGCACCAAGTCGCAAAGGTTTTGAGCTAGCTTAG